The following are encoded in a window of Telmatobacter sp. DSM 110680 genomic DNA:
- a CDS encoding HDOD domain-containing protein, whose protein sequence is MEQQLIDEARPTRYATRQPILAADETVIGYKLLFRTDVVSHFSATDTTESVRTTIDMSTLLGLDILCDNRLAFIPCNREILLGHGIAFLPPEKVAAEIQSDVTMDDAILQACCELKNAGYKIALDGFMNNDPRQPVVHLADYIKVDLQQTRLEEIPLIIGSDRWEHTGLLATGVETRQDFEFARRAGFHFFQGYFFRKPESLRTRGARTNKVVYLRLLQAVSQPELDWMSVEELIKSDPTLYYRLLRFLNSAVVAFRGEVSTVRQALTLMGEDEIRRWCRLAGMFEMSQGRPSELLLSGMVRARFAELLGARVAHGESDLFLLGLLSLMDAILEIPMCAIIGGLSLNDDSTKLLLEHEGSLRPIWELILAVESGAWQAVVHNCRLLGIHEDFAAGCYSSAIAWAQAITDSI, encoded by the coding sequence GTGGAACAGCAACTCATCGACGAAGCTCGACCCACCCGGTACGCCACGCGCCAGCCGATCCTCGCAGCGGACGAAACCGTCATCGGCTACAAACTCCTGTTTCGCACCGACGTCGTCAGTCACTTCTCCGCCACCGACACGACCGAATCGGTACGTACCACCATCGATATGTCGACCCTGCTGGGGCTGGATATTCTCTGCGATAACCGCCTCGCATTTATCCCCTGCAATCGGGAGATCCTGCTCGGACACGGCATCGCATTTTTGCCCCCGGAAAAAGTCGCTGCTGAAATTCAATCCGACGTGACGATGGATGACGCCATCCTGCAAGCCTGTTGCGAACTCAAAAACGCGGGCTACAAGATTGCTCTGGATGGATTCATGAACAACGATCCACGGCAGCCCGTCGTTCACCTCGCGGATTACATCAAAGTCGACCTTCAGCAAACCCGGCTGGAAGAGATTCCGCTGATAATCGGATCGGATCGCTGGGAACACACCGGCTTGCTCGCCACCGGAGTGGAGACACGCCAGGACTTCGAGTTCGCGCGCCGAGCCGGCTTTCACTTTTTTCAGGGATACTTTTTTCGCAAGCCCGAATCGCTGCGAACTCGTGGAGCGCGCACCAATAAGGTCGTCTACCTGCGCCTCCTTCAGGCCGTCTCACAGCCCGAACTCGATTGGATGTCTGTCGAAGAACTCATCAAAAGCGATCCTACCCTCTACTACCGTCTGCTGCGCTTCCTCAACTCTGCTGTAGTCGCGTTTCGCGGAGAAGTGAGCACTGTTCGCCAGGCGCTCACCCTCATGGGCGAAGATGAAATTCGCCGCTGGTGCAGACTCGCGGGCATGTTTGAAATGTCGCAAGGCCGTCCCAGCGAATTGCTGCTTTCGGGAATGGTTCGCGCACGATTCGCAGAGTTGCTCGGCGCCAGGGTCGCGCACGGTGAATCTGATCTCTTTTTGCTAGGGCTCTTGTCACTCATGGACGCGATTCTCGAAATCCCCATGTGCGCCATCATCGGAGGTCTCTCGCTCAATGACGACTCAACGAAACTACTGTTAGAGCACGAGGGAAGCCTCCGACCGATCTGGGAGCTCATCCTCGCGGTTGAATCCGGAGCATGGCAAGCTGTTGTCCATAATTGCCGCCTGCTCGGAATACACGAGGACTTTGCAGCCGGATGTTATTCCAGCGCGATAGCGTGGGCCCAAGCCATCACAGACTCCATCTGA
- the guaA gene encoding glutamine-hydrolyzing GMP synthase — protein MVLYSPAWVLPHWKVDTQTIVILDFGSQYTQLIARRIRELNVFSVVLPCTVPLTEVKAYKPIGIILSGGPSSVYDADAPNADPRLLEMKLPTLGICYGLHFIVHHLGGKVRTAPKREYGHAEVALEDSSTPLFAGLPAAIQVWMSHGDEALELPAGFRRTAVTSNALAAIANEERRIWAVQFHPEVHHTPLGPQLIRNFVFDICGAKGDWTPAHFVETTVAGIREKVGKGHVICGLSGGVDSSVAAMLVHKAIGSQLTCIFVNNGVLRKNEFENVQKNMRDKLGLNVVAVDASERFLKQLAGVTDPETKRKRIGAEFIAVFDDEAKRIAEKSGGVDWLVQGTLYPDVIESSSVKGPSQTIKSHHNVGGLPIGMKLKLIEPLRDLFKDEVRRIGRDMGMPEDILGRQPFPGPGLAVRILGEVTQDRVALLQEADEIVVSEIKAAGLYSRIWQSFAVLLPVMSVGVMGDQRTYAYTCAVRAVHSEDGMTADWTPLPHEVLKRISSRIVNEVRGINRVVYDITSKPPGTIEWE, from the coding sequence ATGGTTCTTTACAGTCCGGCATGGGTCCTGCCACACTGGAAGGTGGACACCCAAACCATCGTTATTCTTGATTTCGGATCGCAGTATACGCAGCTCATTGCGCGGCGTATTCGCGAGCTGAACGTTTTTTCCGTTGTGCTTCCCTGCACGGTTCCGTTGACGGAAGTAAAAGCCTACAAGCCGATCGGCATTATTCTGTCGGGCGGCCCGTCGTCGGTGTATGACGCGGATGCGCCGAATGCCGATCCGAGGCTGCTGGAGATGAAGCTGCCGACCCTGGGAATTTGCTATGGGCTGCACTTTATCGTGCATCACCTGGGCGGCAAAGTGCGGACGGCGCCGAAGCGCGAATACGGGCATGCCGAAGTTGCGCTGGAAGACAGCTCGACACCGCTGTTTGCGGGACTTCCGGCGGCGATCCAGGTATGGATGAGTCACGGCGATGAGGCGCTGGAGTTGCCTGCGGGCTTTCGACGCACGGCGGTGACGTCAAATGCGCTGGCAGCAATTGCGAACGAAGAGCGGCGCATCTGGGCGGTTCAGTTTCATCCCGAGGTGCATCACACGCCGCTCGGACCGCAACTGATCCGGAATTTTGTCTTCGATATTTGCGGCGCAAAGGGCGACTGGACGCCCGCGCACTTTGTTGAGACGACGGTTGCGGGGATTCGCGAGAAAGTTGGCAAGGGGCACGTGATCTGCGGACTTTCGGGTGGGGTGGATTCGTCGGTAGCGGCGATGCTGGTGCACAAGGCGATTGGCAGCCAACTGACTTGCATCTTTGTAAACAATGGAGTGCTCCGCAAAAACGAATTTGAAAATGTGCAGAAAAACATGCGCGACAAGCTGGGGCTCAACGTGGTGGCGGTGGATGCGAGTGAGCGGTTCCTGAAGCAGCTTGCCGGCGTTACCGATCCGGAGACCAAGCGCAAACGGATTGGCGCGGAGTTCATTGCGGTGTTTGACGACGAGGCGAAGCGCATTGCAGAAAAGTCGGGCGGTGTGGACTGGCTGGTGCAAGGGACGCTGTACCCGGACGTGATTGAGTCGAGCAGCGTGAAGGGGCCGAGCCAGACTATCAAGAGCCATCACAATGTGGGCGGGCTGCCGATTGGGATGAAGCTGAAGTTGATTGAGCCGCTGCGCGATTTGTTCAAGGATGAAGTGCGGCGGATCGGACGTGACATGGGCATGCCGGAAGATATTCTTGGCCGGCAGCCGTTTCCCGGGCCTGGGCTTGCAGTTCGAATTCTTGGCGAAGTCACTCAGGACCGCGTGGCACTGCTGCAAGAGGCTGATGAGATTGTTGTCAGCGAGATCAAGGCGGCTGGGCTGTATTCGCGGATCTGGCAGAGCTTTGCGGTGCTCCTGCCGGTAATGAGCGTGGGCGTGATGGGCGATCAGCGCACCTATGCTTACACCTGCGCCGTGCGCGCGGTGCATTCCGAAGACGGCATGACGGCGGATTGGACTCCGCTGCCGCATGAGGTGCTGAAGCGCATTTCCAGCCGGATTGTGAATGAAGTGCGCGGTATCAATCGCGTAGTCTACGACATCACATCTAAGCCCCCCGGCACCATCGAGTGGGAATAG
- a CDS encoding site-specific integrase codes for MLKKQIFDPESEIPIFGDALAYVRDGHWQFRMYVAAEKKYVVRSLKTRNRATAISKAQDMYHEILMEVKSGKKLFSMTTKEAVAEYLKYRHKDIATKGIVVGRFTTITSHLNHFLDFIGRDTRMKDLGVDHMEDYYGFRLGEKASQSTIFNEQSTINAMMKWLYRNGNTNFESFIYRPVSKIDTRAEDIRKATITEDEYIALYTAARSYVRRSEGEEYLEREIARHWILINANCGMRNGEARQLKVRDAEIFTVKASNELDRTLVRLTIQAETSKWRKSRMAVCRGGKYFERLRELLKSKNDDLVFSVDGTTPFTEKLLLKHFYAICSLAKIKDFRERGISPYSLRHFMITERVRAGLNVLSVADMCGTSIKEIEATYHHMFDDVRISNALIPSRRRAAKKPEEK; via the coding sequence ATGCTCAAAAAGCAGATTTTTGATCCAGAATCAGAAATCCCCATCTTTGGCGATGCCTTGGCTTATGTTCGGGACGGCCACTGGCAATTTCGGATGTATGTTGCTGCTGAAAAGAAATATGTGGTTCGATCCCTCAAGACTCGAAATCGAGCCACAGCCATTTCAAAAGCTCAGGACATGTATCACGAAATCCTGATGGAAGTGAAGAGCGGCAAAAAGCTGTTCTCCATGACCACAAAAGAAGCCGTTGCTGAGTACCTGAAGTATCGGCATAAGGATATTGCCACAAAGGGAATTGTTGTTGGCAGGTTCACCACCATCACATCACACCTAAACCATTTTCTGGACTTCATCGGAAGAGACACCCGAATGAAAGATTTGGGAGTGGATCACATGGAAGATTATTACGGCTTTCGATTGGGTGAGAAGGCCAGTCAGTCAACGATCTTCAATGAACAGTCCACAATAAATGCCATGATGAAGTGGTTGTATCGGAATGGAAATACGAATTTCGAATCCTTTATCTACAGACCAGTTTCAAAGATTGACACAAGAGCAGAGGACATCCGTAAGGCAACTATCACAGAAGATGAATACATTGCTCTCTATACGGCTGCTCGATCCTATGTAAGACGTTCGGAAGGCGAGGAATATCTTGAACGTGAGATCGCACGTCATTGGATTCTGATAAATGCCAATTGTGGTATGAGGAATGGTGAAGCCAGACAATTGAAGGTCAGAGATGCTGAAATCTTCACTGTGAAGGCCAGCAACGAATTGGACAGGACTTTGGTGAGGCTGACCATTCAAGCTGAAACCTCCAAGTGGAGGAAATCTCGAATGGCTGTCTGTCGTGGTGGGAAGTATTTCGAACGGCTGAGAGAACTGCTGAAATCCAAGAACGATGATCTTGTCTTCTCCGTGGATGGCACCACTCCATTCACTGAGAAGCTGCTACTGAAGCATTTCTATGCCATATGTAGTTTGGCCAAAATCAAGGATTTCAGGGAGCGAGGGATCTCCCCTTATTCGCTTCGTCATTTCATGATTACTGAACGGGTTCGGGCTGGACTCAATGTGCTTTCTGTGGCCGATATGTGTGGAACGAGCATCAAGGAAATAGAAGCAACATATCACCACATGTTCGACGATGTGAGGATCAGTAATGCTTTGATTCCGTCACGGCGACGAGCAGCAAAAAAGCCAGAGGAGAAGTAG